The following proteins are encoded in a genomic region of Periophthalmus magnuspinnatus isolate fPerMag1 chromosome 23, fPerMag1.2.pri, whole genome shotgun sequence:
- the phyh gene encoding phytanoyl-CoA dioxygenase, peroxisomal: protein MSRAADRLKHLIGHLDRPPAAIRASPTAAQAYAPARPLNLRYSLDNNLLTPEQRLFYEENGFLLIKNLVSHEDIERFRQEFERICRREVQVPGLVVMRDVAIAKSEFIPDQRAVSKLQDFQEDPELFRFCTLPQILEYVQCFTGPNIMAMHTMLINKPPDTGKKTSRHPMHQDLHYFPFRPAHRIVCAWTAMETVNRQNGCLVVLPGTHTGTLKEHDYPEWEGGVNKMYHGVRDYNPDHPRVHLEMEKGDTVFFHPLLIHGSGTNQTQGFRKAISCHYAAADCYYIDVKGTTQENIDQEVKEIALKRYNLDGVSFQDTWAFRGRLVQGDRISM from the exons ATGTCTCGGGCAGCGGACAGACTCAAACATTTAATCGGACATCTAGACCGTCCTCCTGCCGCTATT AGAGCTTCACCAACTGCTGCCCAAGCGTATGCCCCCGCTCGACCTTTAAATTTAAG ATACTCTCTGGACAACAACCTACTGACCCCAGAGCAGAGGCTGTTTTATGAAGAAAATGGCTTCCTCCTCATCAAGAATCTTGTGTCACATGAAGACATTGAGAGATTCAG ACAGGAGTTTGAGCGTATCTGCCGTCGGGAGGTGCAAGTTCCCGGTCTGGTGGTGATGAGGGACGTGGCCATCGCTAAATCTGAGTTTATCCCGgatcaaagagctgtgtccaaACTGCAGGACTTTCAGGAGGACCCTGAACTCTTCAGATTCTGCACCTTGCCACAG ATCCTGGAGTATGTGCAGTGTTTCACTGGACCCAACATTATGGCCATGCACACCATGTTAATCAACAAACCTCCTGACACAG GTAAGAAGACCTCTCGTCACCCCATGCATCAGGACCTGCATTATTTCCCGTTCAGACCTGCTCACCGGATCGTCTGTGCCTGGACAGCCATGGAGACTGTGAATAGACAAAATGGATGCCTGGTGGTTCTGCCTGGGACTCACACAGGGACTCTGAAGGAGCACGACTATCCTGAGTGGGAG GGTGGAGTGAATAAGATGTATCATGGAGTGAGGGACTATAACCCGGACCATCCTAGAGTGCACCTTGAGATGGAGAAAGGAGACACTGTGTTCTTTCACCCGCTGCTCATCCACGGCTCAGGCACGAACCAGACACAGGGTTTCCGCAAG gcCATCTCCTGTCACTACGCTGCTGCTGACTGCTATTACATCGACGTGAAGGGAACTACACAAGAAAACATCGACCAGGAGGTGAAAGAGATCGCATTGAAGCGGTACAATTTGGACGGGGTCAGCTTCCAG GACACTTGGGCTTTCAGAGGAAGACTGGTCCAAGGAGACAGGATTTCAATGTGA